The Mangrovibacillus cuniculi sequence TCCTCTTCTAGTGATATGAGTTCTGGAGAACGCGAAGAAGATCCATTGGTTTCTGAAGCTTTAAAACTAGTGGGTGATGAGCTAGTAGAGTGGGTAGATGAAAAATAGGAGGGTATCTATATGCGTGGAATGGGTAATATGCAAAATATGATGAAACAAATGCAAAAGATGCAAAAGAAAATGGCAGAAGCACAAGAAAAACTTGGGGAAGAAAGAATTGAAGGATCTGCTGGTGGCGGTATGGTTACTGTTGTAGTATCTGGTCATAAAGAAGTTGTAGACATTATTATTAAAGAAGAAGTAGTAGATCCAGAAGATATCGATATGCTTCAAGATTTAGTATTAGCAGCGACAAATGATGCTTTGAAGAAAGCAGAAGAACTATCTTCTTCTACAATGGGCCAGTTTACT is a genomic window containing:
- a CDS encoding YbaB/EbfC family nucleoid-associated protein, whose product is MRGMGNMQNMMKQMQKMQKKMAEAQEKLGEERIEGSAGGGMVTVVVSGHKEVVDIIIKEEVVDPEDIDMLQDLVLAATNDALKKAEELSSSTMGQFTKGMNLPGF